The proteins below come from a single Onychomys torridus chromosome 18, mOncTor1.1, whole genome shotgun sequence genomic window:
- the LOC118569344 gene encoding LOW QUALITY PROTEIN: zinc finger CCCH-type domain-containing-like (The sequence of the model RefSeq protein was modified relative to this genomic sequence to represent the inferred CDS: inserted 8 bases in 5 codons; deleted 4 bases in 4 codons; substituted 8 bases at 8 genomic stop codons): MPNQGEDCYFYFYSSRPTSDSFPFPPCEAARKNEIVCTLWQEGHCFPRVCRFCHMEIDERXSDILYWENQPMGCKKLNCGFHHNRVCYIDGLSLHPSKTVLPTVPELQEEVEASQLTVQQNKLLVQSNPSPQLQSVMQVGSSESVPVPKHPPIVVSLADGDKDDGDQFSEESDESKMPALQPTPKVHNGLXVASAQKLGVSFKQGECLSFGIKSLQKIKSKKMQEKSKKQGGSFGISNALCQPQPIPGPGKENFQTVVRTVTLSSKQEEPLARLSLTERXGKQKFSVGSDSDAPLKQSLAQRLEKKVEVPXTNIDKTPKKEEVNKAGEIHVKTLEEILERASQKCEELQSKSKTEEPSLADEFPSRTKSFSSVRIKTFSEVLEEKKHQQQEIXRQKSKEDTCCPKLTADTEEQKTXSLPPVAVSKRQPEEPAGRARFIQEVHIRRKTLEEIKLEKTLKVQRSSECSASSXPQAKAIPGTTRQLRITKRAGTKEKKKLELEDSDIASQSSMTKTEASGTXDETISNTTKIVNRFDTDTHTHTHTHTHTHTHTEKQXESIASQKEKXALTAVLGVRASYYTRVVGKLVLTARSGITGHLAKWLPTESSLKREGENSGIGDSVLKVTCTAQTREKMSKAKPKVNVKPCVVKVVXSPNLAPECKAVEVHHAVTGAVKPLSAGSVLQESPTKKATVPVVPLLSEDKSITRDXTESPKDSFVLTSTLSSSEPLLPEGSGPSSSXVASKPHRLRCASTRKTPLSMEDDFEKLMWEISGGKLDAEINLDPGRDEEDLLLELSERIDS; encoded by the exons ATGCCTAATCAGGGAgaagattgctatttttatttctattcttcaCGGCCCACCAGTGACagcttcccattccctccctgtGAAGCtgcaaggaaaaatgaaattgtttgcACACTATGGCAAGAAGGTCATTGTTTTCCACGGGTGTGCAGATTTTGCCACATGGAAATTGATGAAAGATGAAGTGACATTCTTTATTGGGAAAATCAGCCAATGGGATGTAAAAAACTAAACTGTGGTTTCCATCACAACAGAGTTTGTTACATTGATGGACTCTCCCTGCATCCAAGTAAAACCGTGTTACCCACTGTGCCTGAGTTGCAAGAAGAAGTAGAGGCTAGCCAGCTCACAGTTCAACAGAACAAATTGTTGGTCCAATCTAATCCCTCCCCTCAACTGCAGAGTGTAATGCAAGTAGGAAGTTCAGAAAGTGTTCCTGTCCCCAAGCATCCACCCATTGTCGTCAGTCTTGCAGATGGTGATAAAGATGATGGTGATCAGTTTTCTGAGGAGAGTGATGAAAGCAAAATGCCTGCCCTGCAACCAACTCCTAAGGTTCATAATGGACTATGAGTGGCTTCTGCCCAGAAACTGGGAGTCAGTTTCAAGCAAGGTGAATGTTTGAGTTTTGGAATAAAAtctcttcagaaaataaaatcaaagaaaatgcaGGAAAAATCCAAGAAGCAAGGTGGCTCCTTCGGAATTTCTAATGCTTTATGTCAGCCTCAGCCTATTCCAGGCCCTGGAAAGGAGAATTTTCAGACTGTGGTGAGGACAGTAACTCTATCAAGCAAACAAGAAGAGCCCTTGGCTAGACTAAGTCTTACTGAAA CGGGGAAACAAAAATTTTCAGTAGGTAGTGACAGTGATGCCCCATTAAAGCAAAGCCTTGCACAGAGGCTGGAGAAAAAGGTGGAAGTTCCATAAACTAACATTGataaaacaccaaagaaagaggaagttaaTAAAGCTGGTGAGATCCACGTGAAGACATTGGAAGAAATTCTTGAAAGAGCCAGTCAGAAATGTGAAGAATTGCAAAGCAAATCGAAAACAGAAGAACCATCACTGGCTGATGAGTTTCCATCAAGAACAAAAAGCTTTTCCTCAGTGAGGATCAAAACCTTCTCTGAGGtcctggaagaaaagaaacatcaaCAGCAGGAAATATAGAGACAGAAATCCAAAGAGGATACATGTTGCCCCAAGTTGACAGCAGATACTGAGGAGCAAAAGAC GAGTCTACCACCTGTTGCTGTCAGCAAAAGACAACCTGAGGAGCCTGCAGGAAGAGCCAGGTTTATT CAGGAGGTGCATATA AGACGAAAGACACTAGAGGAAATCAAACTGGAGAAGACCCTGAAGGTACAGCGAAGCTCTGAGTGCAGTGCCAGCT CCCCTCAAGCTAAGGCTATCCCAGGGACAACAAGACAGCTCCGCATCACCAAAAGAGCAggcacaaaagag aaaaaaaaactcgaACTTGAAGACAGTGACATTGCTTCTCAGAGTAGTATGACTAAGACAGAGGCTAGTGGGAC AGATGAGACCATAAGCAATACCACAAAAATAGTCAATAGATttgacactgacacacacacacacacacacacacacacacacacacacacacacactgagaaacagTAGGAGTCCATAGCCTCACAGAAGGAGAAGTAAGCCTTGACAGCTGTCCTGGGAGTCAGGGCCTCCTACTATACCAGAGTGGTGGGGAAGCTGGTGCTCACTGCTAGATCAGGCATCACAGGGCACCTGGCTAAGTGGCTCCCCACAGAGTCATCCCTAAAGCGGGAGGGAGAAAACTCTGGAATCGGGGACTCAGTACTCAAAGTGACATGTACAGCACAGACT AGGGAAAAAATGAGTAAAGCCAAACCCAAAGTAAATGTGAAACCATGTGTGGTCAAGGTTGTTTAATCTCCCAACCTGGCTCCAGAATGCAAGGCAGTGGAGGTGCACCATGCTGTCACTGGAGCTGTGAAGCCACTCAGTGCCGGCAGTGTCCTGCAGGAAAGTCCCACCAAGAAAGCAACTGTGCCTGTGGTCCCACTTCTCTCTGAGGATAAGTCCATCACCAGGGA GACAGAAAGCCCTAAGGACAGTTTTGTGCTGACTTCAACCCTGTCTTCTTCAGAACCCTTGCTCCCAGAAGGATCTGGTCCTTCCTCATCCTAGGTGGCATCCAAACCTCACCGACTGAGGTGTGCCTCAACAAGAAAGACTCCACTCTCCATGGAAGATGATTTTGAGAAACTAATGTGGGAAATTTCAGGAGGCAAATTAGACGCTGAGATCAACTTGGATCCTGGGAGAGATGAAGAGGACCTTCTGCTTGAGCTCTCAGAGAGGATTGACAGCTGA